One window of Watersipora subatra chromosome 3, tzWatSuba1.1, whole genome shotgun sequence genomic DNA carries:
- the LOC137391958 gene encoding uncharacterized protein: MSKFLQICLLAILTIYIQANPVELREDFESKLNKRKKDVRMLEMVFDRLQGLVTENLENMYYKLNSFSVVTKELESIYNRETQQVQLGTADDMTSRCPVGFRAVPGDSWCYYLSTYKAPWSMAREHCLQLGSDVDMVSINTTKRQFIITHLIQSDPETRQVKRWWTSGRGTGNIWAWTSRLQTTRLFADYWADEGRKSINIPEADSCIVLDSKYFYQWTTEKECVGNSQEMSLTELPSHHFICERQAYDRQAIDGQ; encoded by the exons atgtcgAAGTTTTTGCAGATTTGCCTattggcaatattaacaatatatattcaagcCAATCCCGTGGAGCTGAGAGAAGACTTTGAATCAAAACTAAACAAACGTAAAAAGGACGTGCGGATGTTGGAGATGGTATTTGACAGGCTACAGGGACTCGTTACTGAAAATCTAGAAAATATGTATTATAAACTCAACTCTTTCTCCGTCGTAACCAAGGAGTTAGAAAGTATATACAATAGAGAGACTCAACAAGTGCAACTAGGTACAGCTGATGATATGACCAGCAGGTGCCCAGTTGGGTTCCGAGCTGTACCAGGAGACAGTTGGTGCTACTA tttatCAACATACAAGGCACCGTGGAGCATGGCACGAGAGCACTGCCTCCAGCTCGGAAGTGATGTTGACATGGTCTCAATAAACACAACCAAGAGGCAGTTTATAATAACTCATCTTATCCAATCAGATCCAG AGACGAGACAAGTGAAACGATGGTGGACATCTGGCCGAGGAACTGGTAACATTTGGGCTTggacgagtcgtctgcaaactACTAGGTTGTTCGCAGATTATTGGGCGGATGAAGGAAGAAAAAGCATTAATATACCAGAGGCAGACAGCTGTATAGTTCTTGATAGCAAATACTTTTATCAATGGACAACAGAGAAAGAATGTGTAGGCAACTCTCAGGAAATGTCATTAACAGAACTTCCTTCACACCATTTTATATGTGAGCGTCAGGCATATGATAGACAGGCAATAGACGGACAATAA